In the genome of Chlamydiales bacterium, one region contains:
- a CDS encoding anion permease yields the protein MKWINFIIGIIFGVALWFITPPEGVDQKAWHLFAIFVATICCIVTKPFPMGAIALMGLLATLLTNTLTFTEAFSGYSSDVVWLVVLAFFIARGFIITGLGSRIAYIFMKYFGKKTLGLSYGLCLTELILAPAVPSITARAGGIIYPILLSLSRAFGSDPHNGTAAKLGTFLTLTAFQATCITSAMFLTAMAGNPLIAEIAGTSGINITWGNWALAAIVPGILSLIIVPYVIYKISPPIIKETPHARGFAEDKLKEMGKIKKNEWVMLGTFLLLLCLWIFGAEIDMKASVTALLGICILLVTNVLQWKDVLKEESAWDTLIWFATLLMMAGFLNKFGLTTWFSQFVVSNISGFSWIIAFSVLSILYYYSHYFFASNVAHIGAMYAAFLVVSIALGAPPLVAALVLGFFSNLYGGLTHYGCGPAPILFGSGYVPISTWWKVGFIISVVNIIIWLGIGALWWKAIGMW from the coding sequence GTGAAGTGGATCAATTTTATTATAGGAATTATTTTTGGTGTGGCTCTTTGGTTTATAACCCCTCCAGAGGGAGTAGATCAAAAAGCTTGGCATCTATTTGCAATTTTTGTTGCCACAATTTGCTGTATCGTTACAAAGCCATTTCCAATGGGAGCAATTGCTCTTATGGGACTTTTGGCTACTCTATTGACGAATACATTGACATTTACAGAGGCGTTTAGCGGATATAGCTCAGATGTTGTATGGCTTGTTGTTTTAGCATTTTTTATTGCTAGAGGATTTATCATCACGGGGCTTGGCTCTCGTATTGCCTACATTTTCATGAAATACTTTGGTAAGAAAACACTCGGTTTAAGTTATGGTCTGTGTTTAACGGAGTTAATTTTAGCCCCTGCTGTTCCAAGTATAACTGCAAGAGCAGGTGGTATCATCTATCCTATTTTATTGTCTCTTTCAAGAGCTTTTGGTAGTGATCCTCACAATGGAACTGCTGCAAAGCTTGGAACTTTTTTAACGCTAACAGCATTTCAAGCAACATGCATCACAAGTGCTATGTTTTTAACTGCCATGGCAGGAAACCCTCTCATTGCTGAAATTGCAGGAACCTCTGGCATCAATATTACCTGGGGTAACTGGGCACTTGCAGCCATTGTTCCAGGCATTCTTTCCCTTATTATAGTCCCTTACGTTATTTATAAAATATCTCCACCTATCATTAAAGAGACTCCTCATGCTAGGGGTTTTGCAGAAGATAAGCTCAAAGAGATGGGTAAGATTAAAAAGAATGAATGGGTGATGCTTGGCACATTCTTATTGCTGCTTTGTTTGTGGATATTTGGCGCAGAAATAGATATGAAGGCGTCAGTAACAGCGCTACTTGGTATTTGTATCTTGCTTGTAACAAATGTATTACAGTGGAAAGATGTTCTTAAAGAAGAGAGTGCTTGGGATACATTGATCTGGTTTGCAACGCTTTTAATGATGGCAGGATTTTTAAATAAATTTGGTCTGACAACATGGTTTAGTCAATTTGTAGTTAGCAATATTAGTGGTTTTAGCTGGATCATTGCATTTAGTGTCTTGAGTATCCTTTACTATTATTCACACTACTTTTTTGCAAGTAACGTAGCTCATATAGGAGCCATGTATGCAGCCTTTTTAGTTGTGTCGATTGCACTTGGAGCACCACCCCTTGTTGCAGCCCTTGTGCTTGGATTTTTTAGCAACCTTTATGGTGGCCTTACGCATTATGGATGCGGTCCTGCTCCTATATTATTTGGCTCTGGGTATGTACCTATCAGTACATGGTGGAAGGTTGGATTTATCATAAGTGTCGTCAACATCATTATCTGGCTTGGAATTGGCGCACTTTGGTGGAAAGCAATTGGAATGTGGTAA